TGTTATTGAATTGTGTATCCCTAAATTTCACATAGGAGGAATTACGAGAATTCCTTAAATTACCATCATCTGGTATTGTCACGGGCAACAGGGCATGACAAATTTCCAATGAAGAAGCGTTCAAAAGCACATCAAAATTATGAACTTCGATGCATTGCCCAGCGGCCAAGAAGGAGTAACTTCCATAAGTAACGAATAAATTGTTCTTGAATTGTAAGCCACCATAAGAAAACCTGTTCGTGTACTGGAAAGGCCCGAATTTCAGTGGTATCTCTTGAATaagtaatttttcatcttgtgGTAAGAGTAGCTCAGCCGGGTTCAAAAGCCTTGGTGGGCCCCAAACGGGTTCTAAATTGGACAACGCAGCCTTGGTGTCTTCCAAAAACGTTTTTTTAGATAAATGAGATGTATTAGTGATTTTCCATGAAGAGTCATGCTCTTCTAAGCTGCGTAATCGCTCCTCAATTAATTCTATAGTCTTTGGGTGAAACAAACTGCAGCTCGAGTTTGGCCACTTGAGCTGATAATATCTTTTCAACGTTACCAATTCGTTGGTTATATTCCAGCCACCGGACGCCAAGAACACATCAGAATCAAAACACTCTCTCGTCGATACAGTTCTTTGTATGATGGCACGAGACTTTAACCATCTCGTGAAGAGATCATCTGTTTCACTGGGAAGCGGCGAGGGCATTATCTTTAAAACGAAATGTTCAAGCCTAGGAAGTGCCAGTGCCTCTTGATTGCTCTGTTGATATCCATTCCTATGGCATTTTTGGTACTTTGTCTAgctttccaaatttttccctgattttctttttttcaaagatgaaaaattaaatttCTATTGTATGTAAGGTAATAAATAACATTTCATAATTTAAATTACTATggataataaaaacaaactatttgagaaaaatcatTACTCAAGAGTACAGAAAGAGTAAATATATACCTATACAAGATAAGGGCTAGTATCTAACTTCGTAGGAACCTGATTTTGATATGTATTTAATCCATTTCACAGCACGATGCTTACTGTCTTTTCCAGAGATGGTGAAATAGCGTACGACAAGTCCCGAATTACTAAACATCATAACTTCAAAATCCAGGGACATTGGAGGTCTTGTCCACTGTTGGAAGCTCAATTGGGTGGTGTCGCTTGTAGATACGGTAGCAGCACTCAGCGTGTTTTCTGTTAACCCGTTGTACTTGTTGAATCTCCAAATCATTGCATTTTCTTCCGGTACGAATTTACAATGTCCATTAGAAACGCTTATCTTACAGTCAACAGTACTTGGTGGCACAGGTATATGTAGTATCACATCCTTAGCGGAAAGTTTCCCTGGAAATAATGACTTCAACGTTATCCTGTAATCAATCTCATTATCTCTTGTTGAATGTGATACAATAGGTGTGATCTTAAACGGCAGATTTATGTTGTCTCGCACATGGTATTTCATTAACTCCATCGAACCATCCGGTGGGATGAATTCTATTATATGATTTTTattgaacttttcaattgatACGCATTCGTGGAACTTGCAATCCTCCAATAAAACACTGCCAGCAGCAGCTTTGGGaagaaagtttttatttccAAAATCGCTACGAGAATGCTGGTGCTGTTGTGCCAACCAGTTCTTCTCGTCTTCGGATTGCATCCCCAGAGAATCGTTTAATCCGAATCTACAAACTGGAGTCCCGTTCAAGTGCGTAACGATATCTATCGTCCCGTCGACATAAGATTTCAAGATAGAGCCATCTCTAGACaccaaaatattcattCTCTCATTGACATACAAAAACACCTCGTCCTTCTTGTGTATTATGCCCGTGGCCCTCCAAGTGATCTTATTGCTATCGTAGAAGTCAGAAGTCGAGTCTCCCTGGCCTAGGAAACTGCTGctgcttttcttcaagaatttgGGGAAATGCAATTCACCGCCCGCAGAACTGGgagatgaagaggaagatagTATATCACTCCCATCAGCGCCGTCCAACAGCCCGCCTGTGTTCCTCATCGGTTTCACAGACATTCGTGCCACCACAGAATTCAATTCTGTGTCAATTGGTATCCCATTTCCGCCCAGCATTATATCCAGCATCTCATGCACAATCATGAATTCCTCTTTCAAGGCCTCCTCTCTATCCAAGCGGTACGCATTCATGACGGCATCAAGCTTGTATAAGAACTCCCAGATCGCCGCACTGTTCGCATTGCTCCTGGTGATGGTTAC
The DNA window shown above is from Saccharomyces kudriavzevii IFO 1802 strain IFO1802 genome assembly, chromosome: 15 and carries:
- the APM4 gene encoding Apm4p (similar to Saccharomyces cerevisiae APM4 (YOL062C); ancestral locus Anc_3.165), with the protein product MISGVLVYSSRGELILNKFFKNSLKRSISDIFRVQVINNLDVRSPVLTLGSTTFHHIRSKHGDNLWLVTITRSNANSAAIWEFLYKLDAVMNAYRLDREEALKEEFMIVHEMLDIMLGGNGIPIDTELNSVVARMSVKPMRNTGGLLDGADGSDILSSSSSPSSAGGELHFPKFLKKSSSSFLGQGDSTSDFYDSNKITWRATGIIHKKDEVFLYVNERMNILVSRDGSILKSYVDGTIDIVTHLNGTPVCRFGLNDSLGMQSEDEKNWLAQQHQHSRSDFGNKNFLPKAAAGSVLLEDCKFHECVSIEKFNKNHIIEFIPPDGSMELMKYHVRDNINLPFKITPIVSHSTRDNEIDYRITLKSLFPGKLSAKDVILHIPVPPSTVDCKISVSNGHCKFVPEENAMIWRFNKYNGLTENTLSAATVSTSDTTQLSFQQWTRPPMSLDFEVMMFSNSGLVVRYFTISGKDSKHRAVKWIKYISKSGSYEVRY